One region of Priestia megaterium genomic DNA includes:
- a CDS encoding histidine phosphatase family protein, protein MKVALVRHYKVNKGLPENHRLSTDELVAWFQEYDESDITYGETDLNNIEWKRCFSSDMPRAHKTAKHIYKQEITLLPELREIPMPIIPVKFKLPFILWALLFRMSGLINKQARKDMAETKRKVAAVLDRAISESEDDLLIVSHGGIMKFMRKELIKRGFKGPRFDIAVNGKLYLFEKQ, encoded by the coding sequence ATGAAAGTAGCATTAGTACGTCATTACAAAGTAAACAAAGGGCTTCCAGAAAACCACCGTTTATCCACCGATGAACTAGTGGCTTGGTTTCAGGAATATGATGAATCAGATATTACGTATGGGGAGACTGATTTAAATAATATTGAATGGAAACGCTGTTTTTCAAGCGATATGCCGCGAGCACACAAAACGGCAAAGCATATTTATAAACAAGAGATCACTCTCCTTCCGGAACTTAGAGAAATACCTATGCCTATTATTCCAGTAAAATTCAAACTTCCTTTTATTCTCTGGGCATTACTGTTTCGCATGTCCGGACTCATCAACAAACAAGCTCGTAAAGATATGGCTGAGACTAAGAGAAAAGTAGCAGCAGTGCTAGATCGCGCTATTTCCGAGTCAGAAGATGATTTGCTGATTGTCAGCCACGGAGGCATTATGAAGTTTATGCGTAAAGAACTTATAAAACGCGGCTTTAAAGGGCCTCGGTTTGATATTGCTGTTAACGGAAAGCTTTATCTTTTTGAAAAGCAATAG
- a CDS encoding Na+/H+ antiporter — MEFFLTILVLLALIGLSNIINHFVPFIPVPLVQIALGAGLAILPFGGDVHLEPELFFILFIAPLLFNDGKNVSRAALWKLRTPILLLALGLVFVTVAVGGYLINWLIPSIPLPAAFALAAILSPTDVVAVGAMASRVKLPKRIMHLLEGEGLMNDASGLVAFQVAVAATVTGVFSIVDATFQFLWVALGGLFVGAFIAFLIIRLRVLVRRLGMEDITIHMLIQILTPFVVFYIAEHFHLSGILAVVAGGIVHAIERDREESPNQQLKVVSKSTWTVILYLLNGLVFVLLGLQIPKVAKAIIQDPNFNNGQVLLYILIITVFLLVLRFIWVMVSWSVGWYYKNNKHLKPEPRSIGIITVSGVRGAVTLAGAFSIPYTLDNGSDFPERSLIIFLAAGVILLTLVAASILLPVIAKTEKAPKKPERNTKEVKARIKVHKAAIQRLKREMTEENRGAALSLISTYNTTINNIIVKTHPLEASENKQYEEEIRLLALQAKGKLVEKLLKEEKIDRETAYICLEHTHKLEMAVTNRVRYKLLVSWMRFKKVLLLLVRIFSPNKQALRKQSLRRRSKVNKVRIQMIEEAIKVIKENMNEENRMISLAIISEYHRSMARLRKESTEYNSGKRKKATRDLCYKAFHTERETVQELYEKGEITREIAHNIRKDIALREALTIEENGY, encoded by the coding sequence ATGGAATTTTTTCTGACGATATTAGTCTTATTGGCTTTGATTGGTCTATCTAATATCATTAATCATTTTGTGCCATTTATTCCTGTTCCGTTAGTTCAAATAGCTTTGGGAGCAGGGCTTGCTATATTGCCATTTGGCGGAGATGTCCATTTGGAACCTGAATTATTTTTTATTTTATTTATTGCCCCGCTATTATTTAATGATGGGAAAAACGTGTCAAGAGCTGCTCTTTGGAAGCTTCGTACACCTATTTTATTACTAGCGCTGGGACTGGTTTTTGTAACGGTGGCAGTAGGGGGATATCTAATCAATTGGCTTATCCCTTCCATTCCGTTACCGGCGGCATTTGCACTAGCCGCTATTTTGTCCCCAACAGATGTAGTGGCAGTTGGAGCTATGGCGAGCCGAGTAAAGCTGCCTAAGCGAATTATGCATTTGCTTGAAGGGGAAGGACTGATGAATGATGCCTCTGGTCTTGTAGCGTTTCAAGTAGCAGTAGCTGCTACCGTAACGGGCGTTTTTTCAATCGTAGATGCTACATTTCAGTTCCTTTGGGTAGCGTTGGGCGGTTTGTTTGTAGGAGCATTTATCGCTTTTCTGATTATCAGACTGCGTGTACTTGTTCGACGTTTAGGAATGGAAGATATTACGATTCATATGTTAATACAAATTCTAACTCCATTTGTTGTCTTCTACATTGCTGAACACTTTCATTTATCGGGAATCTTGGCAGTTGTAGCAGGCGGCATTGTGCATGCGATTGAGCGCGACCGAGAGGAATCACCTAACCAGCAGCTTAAAGTGGTATCAAAAAGTACTTGGACGGTGATTTTATATTTGTTAAATGGCTTGGTTTTTGTGCTGCTTGGTCTGCAAATACCAAAAGTGGCGAAAGCAATTATTCAAGATCCAAACTTTAATAATGGACAAGTGCTTCTTTATATTTTGATTATTACTGTCTTTTTGCTTGTACTACGATTTATTTGGGTGATGGTATCATGGTCAGTAGGCTGGTATTACAAAAACAACAAGCATCTAAAACCTGAGCCTCGGTCTATTGGTATTATTACGGTTTCAGGTGTACGAGGAGCTGTTACGTTAGCCGGAGCGTTTTCGATTCCTTATACGCTTGATAACGGCAGTGATTTCCCGGAACGCTCTCTGATTATTTTTCTAGCAGCAGGCGTTATATTGTTAACCTTAGTTGCGGCAAGCATTCTTTTACCTGTTATTGCGAAAACAGAAAAGGCGCCGAAGAAGCCTGAGCGCAATACAAAAGAGGTTAAAGCACGCATTAAAGTGCACAAAGCTGCTATTCAGCGGTTAAAAAGAGAAATGACCGAGGAAAATCGTGGAGCAGCGCTTTCGTTAATTTCAACGTATAATACAACGATTAATAACATCATTGTTAAAACGCATCCTTTAGAAGCCTCTGAAAACAAACAGTATGAAGAAGAAATTCGATTGCTGGCTCTTCAGGCCAAGGGGAAATTGGTGGAAAAGCTATTAAAAGAGGAAAAAATAGACCGTGAGACAGCGTATATTTGTTTGGAACATACGCACAAGCTTGAAATGGCTGTAACCAATCGTGTAAGGTACAAATTATTGGTGAGCTGGATGAGGTTTAAAAAAGTTTTGCTATTACTAGTCCGAATTTTTTCACCGAATAAGCAGGCTTTAAGAAAACAAAGCCTGCGCAGAAGAAGTAAAGTGAACAAAGTACGTATTCAAATGATTGAAGAAGCGATAAAGGTCATTAAAGAAAACATGAACGAAGAAAATCGAATGATTTCACTTGCTATCATTAGTGAATACCATAGATCCATGGCAAGACTTAGAAAAGAGAGTACGGAGTATAATTCAGGCAAACGTAAAAAAGCAACGAGAGATTTATGTTATAAAGCGTTTCATACCGAGCGGGAAACGGTGCAAGAACTTTATGAAAAAGGAGAAATCACGCGTGAAATCGCTCATAATATCCGAAAAGATATCGCTTTGCGTGAAGCATTAACAATTGAAGAAAATGGTTATTAA